The Alphaproteobacteria bacterium genome has a segment encoding these proteins:
- a CDS encoding glycosyltransferase — translation MPDPRITIIIPAYNRSAALAQALDCALRQTCGDFELFVVGDDCTDESEAVATGFNDPRIHWHNLPKNSGGPSAPRNAALALARGAYIAYLDQHDLWRADHLETCLRTAESSGADITVSRAISFGPPGSGVMYASGILPHSRYSPDLLFPACSLFHKKDLVEKISLWAEARVCRLPCEGDFIHRAHLAKCNFTATDALTAFNFPAAWRRNIYLKPGAEEQSAFAEKMQRGDAAWSIQLEEDFGALRSQPAGMLAMPDGWALLPGQTAKTERQGKGLGTMPASEPLTAPRSFTMEEQVCVLEWGQIEPHPLYGTYRWSGPSRTPSIVLPVTVTNGANIRIFVTGTLHEDDMSSIRLSCNGKPVTHRIEPGGPGTAWLVADCGVETRGDNLTITIHTPCTRRPCDIGLNADTRQLGVAVNRIELQPSS, via the coding sequence ATGCCCGACCCACGCATTACCATCATCATCCCCGCCTATAACCGCAGCGCCGCGCTCGCGCAGGCGCTTGATTGCGCGCTGCGCCAGACCTGCGGCGATTTCGAGCTGTTTGTGGTAGGCGATGACTGCACCGACGAAAGCGAAGCGGTTGCGACCGGGTTCAACGACCCGCGCATTCACTGGCACAATTTGCCGAAGAATTCCGGCGGACCTTCGGCGCCGCGCAATGCCGCGCTGGCACTGGCGCGCGGCGCATACATCGCCTATCTTGATCAACATGATCTGTGGCGCGCCGACCATCTTGAGACATGCCTGCGCACGGCGGAAAGCAGCGGCGCGGACATTACAGTCAGCCGCGCCATAAGCTTTGGCCCGCCTGGATCAGGCGTTATGTATGCAAGCGGCATTCTGCCGCACAGCCGCTACAGCCCCGATTTGCTGTTCCCCGCCTGTTCGTTGTTCCACAAAAAAGACCTGGTCGAGAAAATCAGCCTGTGGGCCGAAGCGCGGGTATGCCGCTTGCCGTGCGAGGGGGATTTCATCCACCGCGCGCATCTTGCAAAATGCAATTTCACGGCCACAGATGCGTTGACCGCCTTCAACTTCCCCGCCGCGTGGCGACGCAACATCTATCTGAAACCAGGCGCCGAGGAACAAAGCGCTTTCGCGGAAAAGATGCAACGCGGCGATGCCGCATGGAGCATACAGCTTGAAGAGGATTTTGGTGCGTTGCGCAGCCAGCCGGCCGGCATGCTTGCCATGCCCGATGGCTGGGCGCTTTTACCGGGCCAGACCGCGAAAACGGAAAGGCAGGGCAAAGGGCTTGGCACTATGCCGGCGAGCGAACCGTTAACGGCGCCGCGCAGCTTTACAATGGAAGAGCAAGTTTGCGTGCTTGAATGGGGCCAGATCGAACCGCACCCGCTTTACGGCACTTACCGCTGGAGCGGACCAAGCCGTACGCCAAGCATCGTACTGCCCGTAACAGTAACGAACGGCGCAAATATACGGATATTCGTGACCGGCACGCTGCACGAGGATGACATGAGCAGCATCCGCCTTAGCTGCAACGGTAAACCGGTCACGCACCGGATTGAACCCGGCGGCCCGGGCACCGCATGGCTAGTTGCCGATTGCGGCGTGGAAACACGGGGCGACAACCTCACCATCACCATACATACCCCGTGCACGAGACGGCCTTGCGATATCGGGCTCAACGCCGATACGCGGCAGCTTGGCGTTGCCGTCAACCGCATTGAGCTACAACCATCCAGCTAA
- a CDS encoding serine kinase — protein MPVAMKACGDVPAPFCGGEYFVQAREAFGQACKQAGETRRYFRLGLQTMCLHFAGDGLKKTLPRAMAHIETAQPATSPDLTVLCWDSASTGTALPAPPWPAEACLAKGYIEGFNDRNYHTVCQPGTGVLNLYDAAARTGIYWAASPAAIPYWEYSFPMRGIIHWWTERSALQLVHAGALELPGKGGALLAGKSGSGKSTTTLACLGGALRFVSDDYVLTQPGEPACAYGPYSTAKLVPENVARFPHLAAKVSNPGKLDAEKALIYVHDHFPAQTSGGCPINAILLPRVTGGAATTLHPAGAGQALFALAPTTVLHLEGHSKLTFEKISNLVQGIPCYWLDLGTDLAQIPAVITRFLESGQP, from the coding sequence ATGCCGGTTGCCATGAAGGCATGCGGCGATGTCCCTGCCCCGTTTTGCGGGGGCGAATATTTTGTGCAAGCGCGCGAAGCCTTCGGGCAAGCATGCAAGCAGGCCGGGGAAACGCGGCGCTATTTCCGCCTCGGCCTGCAAACCATGTGTCTGCATTTTGCGGGCGACGGGCTGAAAAAAACGCTGCCGCGCGCGATGGCGCATATTGAAACCGCGCAACCCGCTACGTCGCCAGACCTGACCGTGCTTTGCTGGGATAGCGCCAGCACCGGCACCGCCCTGCCCGCGCCGCCATGGCCTGCGGAAGCCTGCCTCGCAAAGGGGTATATTGAAGGGTTCAACGACAGAAATTATCATACCGTATGCCAGCCCGGCACGGGTGTGCTGAACCTGTATGACGCCGCCGCACGAACCGGGATTTACTGGGCCGCCAGCCCGGCCGCGATCCCCTATTGGGAATACAGCTTCCCGATGCGCGGCATCATCCATTGGTGGACCGAACGCAGCGCGCTGCAACTTGTACATGCGGGCGCGCTCGAGCTGCCGGGCAAGGGCGGCGCGCTTCTGGCGGGCAAAAGCGGCAGCGGTAAATCAACCACCACGCTCGCTTGCCTTGGCGGTGCGCTCCGTTTTGTTTCCGACGATTATGTGCTGACCCAACCCGGCGAACCTGCATGCGCATATGGCCCGTACAGCACCGCAAAGCTTGTGCCGGAAAATGTGGCGCGGTTTCCCCACCTTGCGGCCAAGGTCAGTAACCCGGGCAAGCTGGATGCCGAAAAGGCGCTGATATACGTGCACGACCATTTCCCCGCCCAGACCAGCGGCGGGTGCCCCATCAATGCCATCTTGCTGCCGCGCGTCACCGGCGGCGCAGCCACCACGCTTCACCCTGCAGGCGCCGGGCAGGCATTGTTTGCGCTAGCGCCCACCACGGTGCTGCACCTTGAAGGACATAGCAAACTGACGTTCGAGAAGATCAGCAATTTGGTACAAGGCATTCCTTGCTACTGGCTGGACCTCGGCACCGATCTGGCGCAAATTCCAGCCGTGATTACCCGTTTCCTGGAAAGCGGACAACCATGA
- a CDS encoding PqqD family peptide modification chaperone yields MFLIINEARIVHDTIDGELVMINLDNGNYYTMNECGALAWSLLQHGADTQTITGKLAEAYGNNASVTEDALRAFFRNILAEGLVSEVAAQEVKGTPACAAPAQPFAPPQLSVFTDMQELLLLDPVHETSEQGWPYTKPAAQG; encoded by the coding sequence ATGTTTCTGATTATTAACGAAGCACGCATTGTCCACGATACGATTGATGGCGAGCTGGTCATGATCAATCTCGATAACGGCAACTATTACACAATGAACGAATGCGGCGCGCTGGCATGGTCGTTGCTGCAACATGGCGCCGATACACAAACCATCACGGGCAAGCTGGCGGAAGCCTATGGCAACAACGCAAGCGTGACTGAAGATGCGTTGCGGGCTTTCTTCCGGAATATTCTGGCAGAAGGGCTGGTAAGCGAAGTTGCCGCGCAAGAAGTAAAAGGCACGCCCGCATGCGCCGCGCCCGCACAGCCCTTCGCCCCGCCACAACTTTCCGTTTTCACCGATATGCAGGAGCTGCTTTTGCTCGATCCGGTGCATGAAACCAGCGAGCAGGGTTGGCCCTACACAAAGCCCGCCGCGCAAGGCTAG